A single region of the Anomaloglossus baeobatrachus isolate aAnoBae1 chromosome 2, aAnoBae1.hap1, whole genome shotgun sequence genome encodes:
- the LOC142289023 gene encoding interleukin-19-like: MSALFVFFGIVVSWILIPSTEANRNQCPISANINEFHSSFETLKDFLYTKDTITDVTLLKAKDLKHIQPFEKCCFLHNLGNFYVGNVFPVLELTAMEQHRNLFHLANSVLSLTKELNKCGLYTLYENELIGSEVWEESPENFGMAYQSIKLLNANTAFRCPCGEQSHAIMQQFKDNYFKITTTNAAIKAIGELNILFHWIERNFLP; encoded by the exons ATGAGCGCTTTGTTTGTTTTCTTCGGGATCGTCGTATCTTGGATTTTAATTCCAAGTACTGAAGCAAATAGAAATCAGTGCCCCATTTCTGCTAATATCAATGAATTTCACAGTTCTTTTGAGACACTGAAAGATTTCTTG tacaccAAGGACACAATTACAGATGTTACTCTACTTAAAGCAAAAGATTTAAAACATATACAA CCCTTCGAAAAATGCTGCTTCCTACACAATCTGGGTAACTTTTATGTGGGTAATGTTTTTCCTGTCCTGGAACTAACAGCAATGGAACAACATAGGAATCTTTTTCACTTGGCAAACTCAGTTCTGAGTCTGACTAAAGAGCTGAACAAATGT GGGTTATACACTCTGTATGAAAATGAGCTTATTGGGTCAGAAGTATGGGAAGAAAGTCCTGAGAACTTTGGAATGGCATATCAAAGTATCAAATTATTAAATGCG AATACTGCTTTTAGATGTCCTTGTGGTGAGCAATCACATGCAATTATGCAACAATTTAAAGACAATTATTTCAAG ATAACTACAACAAACGCTGCTATTAAGGCCATTGGAGAATTAAACATTTTGTTCCACTGGATAGAAAGGAACTTTTTACCTTGA